The Rosa chinensis cultivar Old Blush chromosome 7, RchiOBHm-V2, whole genome shotgun sequence DNA segment CAAGGTTTCCGGCAAGCATTGGTGCATTCCTGCCTGTTGTGTCAAGATTCACTCGGCCATACTCAATTTTCGCAACCGAGAGCCAAGTGATGATCCCAAGAAGACAACCAATGGTTGCTCCCAGAATTGCTCCAATTGCATTTGCCTTTCTCCATAGAAGCATAAAAGCAATGGGGAGTACTGCTGAGCCAATGAGCACTCCCATTGCTAGATACATCCAACCCAATGAAACTCCTGCCTTGTTGAGTATCACTGCTAACAACCCCATAAAGCATCCGAAACCAAGGATGACAGCCCTAGATACCTTGAGGATTGTCTTTCCAGTTGCATCTGGATGTATGTATGTGCGGTAGATATCATATGTACATAACGAGGATACTGCTATAAGCTCTGAAGAACCAGCAGATGTCACTGCCCTGTTCAAAAATAAGATAGTTGGAAGATCAAAACCTCAAGTATTCAAAAGATCTTCACCAAAATGTGTGTAATTGTGTTTTAACCAAAACATTTCTAACGGTCTATAGCTGAATATGCTACTGCTGAAGTACTTGACATCAAGTTCCTAGACATTATGTCTATGAATCCCTTTGCaacaaaatattaaatatatataagctAAAACTCACATGAAGAGCATAGTAAGAAGAAGAACTGATCCTCCTTTTCCCATCAAAGCTATAGCTGTGGCAGGAGGAACAAGACCACGACTTGCTTCACTTGCTGTTATTGGTAAGTCAAGGGCCAGTGATCCCAGACCTAGTGATGTTGCCAAAGAGAATGGGACTGCAAACCAGACAAGCCCACCCAACAAGTAACCCTTGTGAGTTGATGATGGCCGTGCAGCTATGGCGCTTACCCAATATCCCTGAAGTTTCCGCGGGGTTACTTGAagcatgataaaaaaaaaattctgaaattaaaCATGTGAAATATGTCTTCTTAGTTGGTCTTAAAATTTTATGAACTTACATTGTCAACAAAAACAGTGCCAAAGTTTCCAACAATGTTGATAATCCCGAACACTAGCCCTCCGGAACTCAGCATTGTTAGGTACGACCCTTTGTAATTCCCACCAACAGGACCACAAGACTGCCCATGATGAGAAATTGGCTCCTGACAgattcttgatttacttgctacCTCAACCAGACGGTCGTACACAACTCTAGGGCTACCGAGCTCATTGCTTGCCGTATATACAAGGTAAACAAATATGACTAGGACCACATGAACTGAAACCAAATACATGAAGAACAAATATGTCAGACTGACATGAATAGATAAAGAGAAATGTATCAAAACAACTTAGAAGGGAGATGTTAATGATTACCTATAACAGAATGTATATAGCTTGCCAAGAATGTGGCTTTTAGACCTCCAGCTAAAGTGTAGACTATTACTCCAAGAGGTATCAGGAAGCTAGCAGCATAGATGTTTACTCCAGTAAGTGCATTTACAACAGCAGAACCACCGAGCAGCAGCATTGCCGTTACAATAATATTTGTCAAAAAGCAGAAACTGAGGAAGACTATGTGTGCGGCTGTGCCCCAGCTGAAGAGAAATATTGATGATTACAATTGGTTATCTATGAGCTTTTGGACACAAATCCTGTGAGGTTTGAAACTTGATGCATCATATCAGTTCATATAATGGAACCAAACATACCGAGCTTTTACAATTTCGCATACAGTGTGAGCATGAGGAGCCTTTCTCTTGATCTCTATAGCCATTATACCAAACAAGAGTACCTAGTTTTTTACCAAATCAAACAATCCTTATTTATCCATGGTATTAGAGGTCATTTTATTATTCTAATGAACTGACTCTAACAATCAACAGTGTAAAAATCAGCTTGGACGTGCCTGAATAGTCGCTCCGCTAGCATACCAGAAAGGGCCACTTACTCCATACTGCCAAGCAACATTTGAGCTTTGCAAAATTGTAGCTGCCCAGGTCCActgtaaaataaaattttcaaatcaTAGGCAGCTCAATGAGTCCACCAAAATTACCCTTTTCCATAAATGGTTGCATTAATCCCGGGGACTGTACCTGAGATACAATCACACTAGCTATAAGCCCTGTTTTAACATTTCTTCCGGCAGTGTTGAACCATTCGGATGTGTGTTTCGAACCAACATACCGCTTCTCCAGCCATACCTGATTCACAGATACAGTAATGAAAATGATATAAATGTAACATTGACTAGTATTTACATGTCCTGCTATTCATACAGTAGTGAAAATGATTTAAGTTTCACAAAGCCGCTTGAGTCTTGAATTTAGGACTAGTTGGTCCTCTTATAAACCATTATCATCCAAAGTAAAGACGTGCACTCAGTTTGCAGAACACAAACAATCGAGTGTAGGAAGTTACATCATCCAACAAAAAATTTATTGGCAATGAATGAATAGAGAGGTTCATGACAACGACTTATTGTAACACAAGGATTAAGATTCTGTTGTGAGATCGATATACAATCAAAAATGTTGATAGAAAGGACTTGCGATTCCAAGAAAACTGGGAATCATCTAAGGGTAAAGTTTTCTTTTCTACTGTTTTCTTACTACTGTCTTTTAGAGCTAACGCACAGAAAAGTTGAATTGCTGGTAACTCCTATATTCTTTACCCTGATGAAGTCAACTCCAAAAATTGTTAGCTGTTGACTTTATTTCGACTGAAAAATTTAACACACGTCAATGACAGAGTATTCATCAAAAATATAGAAGATAAGAGAAATTGGGgtcatatacatatacataccaGGAAAGATGTGAAGACAGCAAAGAAGGCTCCAAAGCCAAGAATAACAGAATATCCAACGCTCTGATTGAGGACTGCTCTCCCTTCAAAGAAGCTGCTTTGCCTCCCACAGCCATCTCCAGACACGACGTCGTAGTACTTGCCCGAAAACTCAAACGGCGGACACCGTGACCCAGAGCTAGCCATATATCAAGTTAAGGCTAACGAGCTTAGCAGCTTCACAGGGCCTCCAGTTATATCAGTTACAAATATAATTTGTATCGATGCTAATTCTGTTTTCACATGGAAGACAAAAATAGCTgcaaatgataatgataatgagCTAATGGAGAACAGAAATGCCGAGGGGTCAGGTTGCTTTAATAAGTTTCTTGTCAGCAGTGCCAGGTGTGAACTGTGAAGTGCCAGTCAAACTAGGAGGTTTGTCTGTCCAATGACGTTTATGGGTTTTCTATTCAAGTATTTCATATAGTCTGCCCGTTGGAATTTGTGGATTAGATTCTTCTGTCTTAGAGGGCAGAATGGAGATTCTTCAGATCAGAAGGAGATTCATATAATTTGAGCATGCAAGTGGCTATAGAAAGAACAATTATTAGACTTATGATTGCCTTTTTCCATGCGTTGACTTGCTTGACTTTAGGTCTTTAGTGGCTTCACTATAGGTCTTTAGTGGCTCTATGCCTTGATTGCCCTCAATGCCAATCCATATTATTGAGCTTAGTTTTTCGGAAGCAAAATGAATATATTCACAGGTAAATTTCTAAAATGgaacatgttcatacacatatTCTAAATTACTATATATAGAATTTCTTCATTCTCTACGATGGATCTGTCCATATTTCTGTAAATTTAATTAGGATTTCACTTCCATATTGACTAAGTTACTTTATTCTGTTCATGTTCATTGTATCATTATTCATTATACATACATATTATGAaactgttttagggaatcagaaattgagagaaattcgctgtgtattctcattgataataggggcctctttatatagaggattacaatgtatagaatctcaatcatacaaggaaagtaatcgtacattgaataggaatctagatccttctaatttaaccctattaccactaggtcaagtaacctagagtttgggctaaacacaaattaggttttccttgaacactcccccttgtgttacCCAAACGcgatgcttctctcgttgcctcattaaaaaccttgccgagtaacaaaaacccagtgggacaaaaataacctcggtcgaagggaaaaaagagcacaacacacccttcacgattcgagttgaacatgtagacatctccccctgatgtctgcgtctccccctgatgactacgtctccccctgatgactacgatcatgggagttcagataatttccgcaagccaattcttgccacatgtttctcaaacgtggacttgggcaatgacttagtaaacaagtctgccacattatcctcagattgaacctagttcactttggtatttgaggagagtctgttgtcgctgattatgcttggtgttgtcgcttttgatgtagccttgcttcatttgttcaaaacgaacagcattatcctaaatgctcgtaggctcatcttatGGTAGACTTccaaccacaattgttcgaacatgcgtgattatggatccaatccataaatattcacgaaccacttcgtgaagagcaatgatctctgcatggttcgaagatatagcgactacggtctgttctgtagacctccaagatatcacggtcttttcccatggtgaacacttaaccagtttgggagcgacattTGTataggtcagagaggtacccagcatcagcaaaaccttcccaAACACTTATAttattttgggatggggatagagaacgcaggccagcgttggcggcgtttctggtgtgtgatgggtcttaatccatcttctctttgtagggatagaacaagcccatatcaatcgtacatctcaagtactgaaagatatcttttacaccaatcaaaatggcgtcgcgttggcgcagagctataccttagctaacaagttcactgcaaatgagatgtccagtcttgtgcattgagttaagtacaataatgcgcttattgtactcaagtaaggcacttctgcctctagcacatcttcgtctgaaggaggatc contains these protein-coding regions:
- the LOC112177146 gene encoding urea-proton symporter DUR3: MASSGSRCPPFEFSGKYYDVVSGDGCGRQSSFFEGRAVLNQSVGYSVILGFGAFFAVFTSFLVWLEKRYVGSKHTSEWFNTAGRNVKTGLIASVIVSQWTWAATILQSSNVAWQYGVSGPFWYASGATIQVLLFGIMAIEIKRKAPHAHTVCEIVKARWGTAAHIVFLSFCFLTNIIVTAMLLLGGSAVVNALTGVNIYAASFLIPLGVIVYTLAGGLKATFLASYIHSVIVHVVLVIFVYLVYTASNELGSPRVVYDRLVEVASKSRICQEPISHHGQSCGPVGGNYKGSYLTMLSSGGLVFGIINIVGNFGTVFVDNGYWVSAIAARPSSTHKGYLLGGLVWFAVPFSLATSLGLGSLALDLPITASEASRGLVPPATAIALMGKGGSVLLLTMLFMAVTSAGSSELIAVSSLCTYDIYRTYIHPDATGKTILKVSRAVILGFGCFMGLLAVILNKAGVSLGWMYLAMGVLIGSAVLPIAFMLLWRKANAIGAILGATIGCLLGIITWLSVAKIEYGRVNLDTTGRNAPMLAGNLVSILTGGAIHAICSFVSPQNYDWGTTKQITVVEKEKSELPAEEYKEEKLLRAKAWIVKWGVGFTFVIVLLWPLLSLPAGDFSIGYFTFWAVIAIAWGTIGSIAIIALPVYESWETIRSVLLGMFTNDRLMEKVEEMNLRMRTIMLAIPEAERIYLLEKEKAKKEEPSEQVQP